Proteins from a genomic interval of Thunnus maccoyii chromosome 1, fThuMac1.1, whole genome shotgun sequence:
- the LOC121903005 gene encoding pro-cathepsin H-like, producing the protein MALSVAWFFAPILGFVHLTPLITLEGEYHFKQWMSQHSKVYDTEEYYHRLHIFTENKRIIDHHNAGNHSFTMGLNQFSDMTFEEFRKSFLLREPQNCSATKGSHVSRTGPYPEFVDWRMKGNFVTPVKNQGHCGSCWTFSTTGCLESVNAITTGKLIPLSEQQLIDCAKDFNNHGCMGGLPSQAFEYIKYNNGLMTEDDYPYKGHDDTCHFEPALAAAFVQDVVNITSYDEKAMVDAVARLNPVTFGFEVTADFMHYKEGVYTSTQCKNTADMVNHAVLAVGYGAEDNGTPYWIVKNSWGTAWGMDGYFLIERGKNMCGLAACSSYPLPLV; encoded by the exons ATGGCGCTCAGTGTTGCATGGTTCTTCGCTCCCATTTTAGGTTTTGTTCATTTAACACCATTAATTACACTGGAAG GGGAATATCACTTCAAACAGTGGATGTCACAG CACAGCAAAGTTTATGACACTGAGGAGTACTACCATCGGCTGCACATATTCACTGAGAATAAGAGGATCATTGATCACCATAATGCTGGGAATCACTCCTTCACAA TGGGCCTGAATCAGTTCTCAGACATGACATTTGAGGAATTCAGGAAATCCTTCCTTCTGAGAGAGCCTCAG AACTGTTCAGCCACTAAGGGGAGTCATGTCAGCAGGACTGGTCCTTACCCTGAGTTTGTTGACTGGAGGATGAAAGGCAACTTTGTGACCCCTGTGAAGAACCAG GGTCACTGTGGAAGCTGTTGGACGTTCTCTACCACTGGTTGTTTGGAGTCAGTGAATGCTATCACCACTGGGAAGCTAATACCTCTG TCTGAGCAGCAGTTGATAGACTGTGCCAAAGACTTCAACAATCATGGATGTATGGG TGGGCTCCCCAGCCAGGCTTTTGAGTACATCAAATACAACAATGGTCTTATGACAGAGGACGACTATCCCTACAAAGGCCAT GATGACACTTGCCATTTTGAGCCTGCACTTGCAGCTGCTTTTGTCCAAGATGTTGTCAACATAACaagt TACGATGAAAAGGCCATGGTTGATGCTGTGGCCCGGCTCAACCCTGTGACCTTTGGCTTTGAGGTCACAGCTGATTTTATGCATTACAAAGAAGGTGTTTACACCAG CACCCAGTGTAAGAACACAGCAGACATGGTGAATCATGCAGTCCTGGCTGTGGGTTACGGGGCTGAAGACAACGGCACGCCATATTGGATTGTAAAGAACTCTTGGGGGACAGCCTGGGGAATGGACGG ATATTTTTTGATTGAGCGAGGAAAAAACATGTGCGGACTGGCTGCATGCTCTTCCTACCCTCTACCTTTAGTTTGA